The following nucleotide sequence is from Barnesiella viscericola DSM 18177.
ACAATCACCATGACCGCGGTATAGATGAGCGTATAGGTATTACCTTGTTTGTTCATAGCTGTAATTCTATTTTGTCAAGTTTTTGGCTCGTTTGAGACGGTGACGGATATTGGCCTCGACCACGAAGTAGTCGATGAGCGGGGCAAATGCGTTCATGAGCAGAATGGCCAGCATGGCGCCTTCGGGGTATCCGCTGTTGAATACCCGGATCAGGATAGCCACTACACCCACCAGGAATCCGAAGATGTATTTACCCGTATTGGTTCGCGCACCGGTTACCGGGTCGGTAGCCATGAAGACGGCGGCAAAGGCAAATCCACCCAAACAGATTTGGGAGAGGGGCGAGAGTTGTGCAGCCGGATAGATGTCGGGGTTGGCGAACCAGTTGCAGATAAGGCTCATCACGATGCCGCCAGCGAATACCGAGAGCATCACCCGCCAGCTGGCGATACCGGTACCCAGCAGAATGACGGCTCCGATGAGAATGGCCAGCGTCGAGGTCTCGCCGATGGAACCCGGTATGAATCCGAGGAACATGTCTTGCAGCGAAAGGGTATTGCCCAGAATATCGGTCAGTTGCAGGGCTCCGCCGCCTGTGTGGGTGGCAGCCTGCCCCAGCGGAGTGGCTCCCGAGAAGCCTTCGACCAGTTGTCCGGCGCCCAGTCCGAAGGTGTCGCCCGTGCGAACGAATACCTCGTCGCCCGACATCTTGGAGGGGTAGGCAAAGAAGAGGAAGGCCCGCGTAACCAGGGCGATGTTGAAGATATTCATGCCCGTACCGCCGAATACCTCCTTGGCAAAGATGACGGCAAAGGCGGTGGCCACGGCAATCATCCACAACGGCGTGTCGACCGGCACAATCATGGGAATGAGCATACCCGATACCAGGAAACCCTCCTGGATTTCGTGGTGACGCAGCTGTGCGGCGGTAAACTCGATGCCCAGACCTACCACGTAGGATACCACGATTTTGGGCAGTACGGCCAGGAATCCGAAGAGGAAAATCGACCAAAACGATGTCTGGGCCAGCTCGCCGATGGCCAGATAGTGTTGGTAGCCCACGTTGTACATACCGAAGAGCAGCGCCGGCAACAGGGCGACGATAACCACCGTCATCGTCCGCTTCGAGTCAATACTGTCGTGTATGTGTACCCCCGAGTGCGAGGTGGTGTTGGGGACAAAAAGGAATGATTCAAACCCTTCGAATACCGATTGGAACATGGACAACTTTCCCCCCGGTTCAAAATGGGGCTTGATTTTGTCCATGTAATTCTTTAAAGCTTTCAAAGTCGTTTCGTATTAAAATGGTTATTGTATCTTAGTTCATCTCTTTCATCAGCCGGTCGAGACCGTTGCGCACGATTTTTTGAAGTTCGAGCTTCGAGGTGTCGACAAACTCGCAGAGGGCGAAATCTTCGGGCGCCACCTCGTAGATACCCAGATTCTCCATCTTGTCGATGTCGAAGGCCAGGATTGCTTTGATGAGGTATTCGGGATAGATATCCATGGGGAATACCCGATCATACTCGTCGGACATGATGATGGCGCGCTCGCCGCCTCTCACCCGGGCATCGATGGCATAGCGCCGTTTCTTGCCCAGCAACCATGAGAAGTAGGAGTGGCTCGTGCTGTATTTGTGGGGATTGAGCGAAGCCCAGCCCATGAATTCGTTGCAGTTGTTCCCCTCGGGAATCACCGTCACTTGTGCCTGTCGGGCTCCCAGATAGCCGTCGGCTCCGGCGTTGAACCCGGTGAGCACGTTGCCGCTGATGTAGCGCTGCTCATAGTCGGCCTTCTTGACCAGACCCCGGGTAATCGAGGCGATTGAAGCGCCGGCACAGGTGCGTACATAGTGCGGTTTGGTTACCTCCGATCCCGTGACAGCCACCAGACGCGAGAAGTCGACATGACCTGTCTCGAGCAGACGACCGATGAAGAGCAGGTCGAGCGCATTGAGCGTCCACACCGTTTCGCCCTTGTTGACAGGTGCGATGTGGTTGATTTGTACCCCCACGTTGCCTGCGGGGTGCGGTCCGTCGAAGAGGACTGCCTCACCGTTTTTGAGCGCGAGGGGCGAACGTTTGGATACCCCCACATAAACCTTGCCCGGGGTGAGTTTGGCCAGTGCCTTCAAGCCTGTTTCGAGGAAATGAAGTTCGTCTTTCAGAACAAAGGCATAGTCGGGAGCCAGCGGTGCCGAGTCGAAGGCCGTGACAAAGATATCGCGCGGCGTTGTACCGGGGTTGGCAATGATGTCATAGGGGCGTTGCTTGATGAACGCAAAGGTTCCCGATTTCAGCAACAATGCTTTGAGATCGTCGGCCGATGCCGTATCGGGTGATACTTTACCGAAATCGACAGCCTCCTGTTTTATGTCGGGCTTGATGGTAATCTTCATCACCTTGCGCCGTTCGCCACGCTCCACGGCAACCACCTCGCCGCTTACCGGTGAAGTGACCACGACGTCGGTAAGCGTCTTGTCGTGCATGACCGGAGAACCGGCCAAAACGCGGTCGCCCGGTTTTACGTCCACTTTGGGGGTCAGACCGGTAAAATCGTCGGGGATAATGGCGTATAGCAGACTGTCTGTCGATTGGGATATTTCCGGGGCCGGAGCGCCTTGCAGCTGAATGTCGAGCCCTTTTTTGATTTTGACTACATGATCCATATTAATGTAGAAAATGAATTTTGTGCAAAATTACAATTCTTTTCGATTCCCGATAGTATCTTGTTGGCATTTTTTTAGATAGGGTGACACCTGGGCTAAAAATGTTCATAAATGAATAGATTGTATATTGTTCCAGATGATAATGAGAGGTTAGTAAAATATGCTGGAATATTGCGGCGAGACTGATTTGTTGCTCGTATGTCTTGGAGCGGCAGGTAACGGACAGACCCCTGAAAAGAGTCTAAATCACTATAATAATAGAAGAATAGGTGAGTTGTGACCCTCTGAAAAAAA
It contains:
- a CDS encoding NADH:ubiquinone reductase (Na(+)-transporting) subunit B yields the protein MKALKNYMDKIKPHFEPGGKLSMFQSVFEGFESFLFVPNTTSHSGVHIHDSIDSKRTMTVVIVALLPALLFGMYNVGYQHYLAIGELAQTSFWSIFLFGFLAVLPKIVVSYVVGLGIEFTAAQLRHHEIQEGFLVSGMLIPMIVPVDTPLWMIAVATAFAVIFAKEVFGGTGMNIFNIALVTRAFLFFAYPSKMSGDEVFVRTGDTFGLGAGQLVEGFSGATPLGQAATHTGGGALQLTDILGNTLSLQDMFLGFIPGSIGETSTLAILIGAVILLGTGIASWRVMLSVFAGGIVMSLICNWFANPDIYPAAQLSPLSQICLGGFAFAAVFMATDPVTGARTNTGKYIFGFLVGVVAILIRVFNSGYPEGAMLAILLMNAFAPLIDYFVVEANIRHRLKRAKNLTK
- a CDS encoding Na(+)-translocating NADH-quinone reductase subunit A, encoding MDHVVKIKKGLDIQLQGAPAPEISQSTDSLLYAIIPDDFTGLTPKVDVKPGDRVLAGSPVMHDKTLTDVVVTSPVSGEVVAVERGERRKVMKITIKPDIKQEAVDFGKVSPDTASADDLKALLLKSGTFAFIKQRPYDIIANPGTTPRDIFVTAFDSAPLAPDYAFVLKDELHFLETGLKALAKLTPGKVYVGVSKRSPLALKNGEAVLFDGPHPAGNVGVQINHIAPVNKGETVWTLNALDLLFIGRLLETGHVDFSRLVAVTGSEVTKPHYVRTCAGASIASITRGLVKKADYEQRYISGNVLTGFNAGADGYLGARQAQVTVIPEGNNCNEFMGWASLNPHKYSTSHSYFSWLLGKKRRYAIDARVRGGERAIIMSDEYDRVFPMDIYPEYLIKAILAFDIDKMENLGIYEVAPEDFALCEFVDTSKLELQKIVRNGLDRLMKEMN